In a single window of the Halalkalicoccus subterraneus genome:
- a CDS encoding SWIM zinc finger family protein, translating into MCTNTIDALEFDASTSKRAQYEAFDFELEAPGLVTVRNESHENADMHSYRVNVEDGLPVACECPSDTYHDGACKHRVAVAIREPVLEAASDYESGEEREVATDGGTTVERSAASAPDPEQRYNERPANCDCLPTFEGLPCWPCYRDGFRTPNPHAEADTED; encoded by the coding sequence ATGTGCACGAACACGATCGACGCACTTGAGTTCGACGCATCGACCAGCAAACGCGCTCAGTACGAAGCCTTCGACTTTGAGCTTGAAGCGCCCGGTCTCGTAACGGTTCGCAACGAAAGCCACGAGAACGCCGATATGCACAGCTATCGCGTGAACGTTGAGGACGGGCTTCCGGTCGCCTGTGAATGCCCATCTGATACCTATCATGATGGAGCCTGCAAGCACCGGGTCGCAGTGGCGATTCGTGAGCCTGTTCTTGAGGCTGCAAGCGACTACGAGAGTGGCGAGGAGCGGGAGGTCGCGACCGACGGCGGGACGACTGTCGAACGTTCAGCAGCCAGTGCACCCGATCCGGAACAGCGTTATAATGAACGACCAGCGAACTGCGACTGTCTACCGACGTTTGAGGGTCTTCCGTGCTGGCCCTGTTATCGTGACGGGTTCCGAACACCAAACCCACATGCGGAGGCTGATACTGAGGACTGA